The Rhododendron vialii isolate Sample 1 chromosome 8a, ASM3025357v1 genome has a window encoding:
- the LOC131335108 gene encoding ARF guanine-nucleotide exchange factor GNOM-like — MGCPNQQSVGNAFMGEPKNCSVRPSRGGLACMVNSEIGAVLAVMRRNVRWGVRYIEEDDHIEHSLVQSFKKLRKQIFSWQNRWDTISSILYLQPFLDVIQSDETGAPITGVALSSVYKILTLDILDTDYVNVDDALHLIVDAVTRCRFEVTDPASEEVVLMKILQVLLACMKNKSSVKLSNQHVCNIINTCFRVVHQASSKSELLQRIARHTMHELIRHIFSRLPDIDGGEHAPTQGGSLYIKEEVGASDVDHTHENKQLNNGSGSSVNKGSPVVGVASNVSLDATEVGEVKEASQSGGHVLMEPYGISCMVEIFHFLCSLLNVMERVEIGPRSNPIAYDEDVPLFALGLINSAIELGGSCIGQHPKLLDLIKDELFNNLMQFALSMSPLILSTVCSIGFNLYYHLRSKLKLQLEAFFSSVLVRIAKSKHGASSQLQEVAMETLVDLCRQQEFVAEMYANFDCDISCTNVFEDIANLLSKSAFPVNGPLSAIHVLALDGLIAMIQGMAERVENDFPAPEIAPLDHEEYKPFWTVKCENRDDPNQWVAFQRERKQIKRKLMVGVDHFNRDPKKGFEFLQRMHLLPDKLDKKSVAYFFRYTTGLDKNLVGDFLGNHDEFCIEVLHEFVGLFNFQEMNLDTALRVFLETFRLPGESQKIHRVLEAFAERYYEQSPHILADKDAAFVLSYSLILLNTDQHNAQIKKKMTEEDFIRNNRRINGGNDLPREYLSELYHSVCQTEIRLTPDQGSGFPIMTRSHWIGLMHDSKPAAPFVSCDFGARLDYDTFAIISGPTIAAISVVFDHVEREDVLETCIEGFLSIAKISAYHHLDQVLDDVVVSLCKFTTLLHPLSVEEFVPAFGDDTKARMATVAVFNIANRYGDLIRSGWKNIVDCVLSLHRLGFLPRVASDGVDDPKPSSDSDRGGPATSSTPPSRIPATVPSRKSSGLIGRFSQLLYLDTEDPMPQPSEEQLAAHQNILQIIQSCHIDSIFTESKFLQADSLVHLSRAIVLAAGRDRKRTNSAEEEEIAVFCLELLIGITLNNRDRFTLLWQGVYDHIANVVHSTLVPCSLAEKAVFGLLRICQRLLPYKETLTDELLKSLQLILKLDARVADAYCEHITQEVMHLVKGNAMQIRSHVGWRTITSLLSITARHPEASELGFETLSFVMADGAYLLPANYVLCVNAARQFAESRVGHVERSVKSLDLMAGSVVCLVKWSFKTKEASMEEAKKLSEDLGEMWMRLVLGLRKVCLDPREEVRNHAILSLQRCLTGVNEVVLPSESWVQCLDLVILKLLDDLLEIALENSPKDYGNIERSLALSMKLLSKAFLQFLQNLSKSESFCKLWVGVLNCMERYMKLKFRGKRSEKIHELVPELLKNTLLVMKTKGILAPGDDISGDSFWQLTWLHVKNIAPSLQGEVFPGKELEQLAKKHFKAADSPISEGNQLVPSGETKA; from the exons ATGGGGTGCCCAAATCAGCAGTCTGTAGGCAATGCATTTATGGGAGAGCCCAAGAACTGTTCTGTAAGGCCATCCAGAGGTGGTTTAGCATGTATGGTCAATTCCGAAATAGGGGCAGTGTTGGCAGTGATGAGGAGAAATGTAAGATGGGGAGTTCGCTATATAGAAGAAGATGATCACATAGAGCACTCTCTTGTCCAGTCCTTTAAGAAACTGCGGAAGCAAATTTTCTCATGGCAGAACCGGTGGGACACTATAAGTTCAATCCTGTACCTCCAGCCTTTCTTGGATGTCATCCAATCTGATGAAACTGGTGCACCGATCACTGGTGTGGCTTTGTCTTCTGTATACAAAATCTTGACTCTTGACATACTTGATACAGATTATGTGAATGTCGATGATGCTTTGCATCTGATAGTTGATGCTGTGACACGCTGCCGGTTTGAGGTGACTGATCCTGCCTCTGAAGAAGTGGTACTCATGAAAATACTTCAGGTTCTCTTGGCTTGTATGAAAAATAAGTCATCGGTTAAGTTGAGTAACCAGCACGTATGCAACATCATAAATACTTGCTTTCGTGTAGTACATCAAGCAAGCTCTAAAAGTGAATTGTTGCAGAGGATAGCACGTCACACAATGCATGAACTGATTCGGCACATTTTTTCCCGCCTGCCTGATATTGACGGTGGAGAACATGCACCAACTCAGGGAGGCAGCTTGTACATTAAGGAGGAG GTGGGTGCATCAGATGTGGATCACACTcatgaaaataaacaactaAATAATGGCAGTGGCAGTTCGGTAAATAAAGGTTCACCTGTGGTTGGGGTTGCTTCAAATGTTTCATTGGATGCAACTGAGGTTGGCGAGGTGAAGGAGGCTTCTCAAAGTGGAGGGCATGTATTAATGGAGCCGTATGGGATCTCGTGTATGGTGGAGATATTTCACTTCCTATGTTCTCTTTTGAATGTCATGGAGCGCGTTGAAATTGGTCCAAGGTCCAATCCTATAGCTTATGATGAAGATGTTCCTCTATTTGCGTTAGGTTTAATCAATTCCGCCATTGAGTTGGGTGGATCATGCATTGGGCAACACCCCAAGTTACTGGACTTGATAAAGGACGAACTTTTTAATAATCTGATGCAGTTTGCGTTGTCAATGAGTCCGCTGATCCTTTCAACTGTATGTAGCATTGGTTTTAACTTGTATTACCATCTGCGTTCCAAGCTGAAACTACAACTTGAAGCTTTCTTCTCTTCTGTTCTTGTAAGAATTGCAAAAAGCAAGCATGGAGCATCATCCCAACTACAGGAGGTTGCTATGGAGACTCTTGTTGACCTTTGTAGGCAGCAAGAATTCGTGGCTGAGATGTATGCCAACTTTGATTGTGATATATCATGCACCAATGTGTTTGAAGACATTGCCAACCTTTTGTCAAAAAGTGCATTTCCAGTGAATGGCCCTCTATCTGCCATTCATGTACTTGCTTTGGATGGTTTGATCGCAATGATTCAAGGTATGGCTGAACGGGTGGAAAACGATTTTCCTGCTCCAGAAATAGCTCCACTGGATCATGAGGAATATAAGCCATTTTGGACGGTAAAATGCGAAAACCGTGATGACCCTAATCAGTGGGTTGCATTTCAACGTGAAAGGAAGCAGATAAAGAGAAAGTTGATGGTTGGAGTGGATCACTTTAACAGGGATCCGAAGAAGGGTTTTGAGTTCCTACAGAGGATGCATTTGTTGCCTGATAAGCTTGACAAGAAAAGTGTAGCCTACTTCTTTAGGTACACAACGGGATTGGATAAGAATCTTGTTGGAGATTTCTTGGGAAACCATGATGAATTTTGTATCGAAGTGCTTCATGAATTTGTTGGATTGTTCAATTTTCAAGAAATGAATTTGGACACTGCGTTGCGCGTTTTCTTGGAAACTTTTCGATTACCTGGGGAATCACAGAAGATACATAGGGTGCTAGAGGCATTTGCAGAGCGGTATTACGAGCAATCGCCGCACATTCTAGCGGATAAAGATGCTGCGTTCGTGTTGTCGTATTCTCTCATACTGCTAAACACAGATCAACACAATGCACAGATCAAAAAGAAGATGACTGAGGAAGATTTTATCCGCAACAATCGGCGCATAAATGGGGGCAATGATCTGCCGCGAGAGTACCTTTCTGAACTTTACCACTCCGTATGTCAGACTGAGATACGCCTGACCCCTGATCAGGGTTCTGGCTTTCCAATCATGACAAGAAGCCATTGGATTGGTCTAATGCACGATTCCAAACCAGCTGCTCCATTTGTCAGCTGTGATTTTGGAGCACGCCTTGACTACGACACATTTGCTATCATATCTGGTCCTACAATTGCTGCTATTTCTGTAGTTTTTGATCACGTTGAGCGGGAAGATGTGTTAGAAACATGCATTGAAGGATTCTTGTCCATTGCAAAAATTTCGGCTTATCACCACCTTGACCAGGTTTTAGATGATGTGGTTGTATCTCTTTGTAAGTTCACAACCCTCTTACATCCTTTATCTGTCGAAGAATTTGTTCCTGCTTTTGGCGATGACACTAAAGCTAGAATGGCGACAGTAGCAGTTTTCAACATAGCAAATAGGTACGGTGACCTTATCCGATCTGGTTGGAAAAACATCGTGGATTGTGTTTTAAGCTTGCACAGGCTGGGGTTTCTCCCCCGTGTTGCCAGCGATGGAGTCGATGATCCAAAACCCTCTTCTGACTCGGATCGAGGGGGGCCCGCTACGAGTTCCACACCACCATCTCGTATCCCAGCAACAGTGCCTTCTAGGAAGTCATCGGGTCTGATCGGACGGTTCAGCCAACTCTTGTATCTTGATACTGAGGACCCCATGCCACAACCGTCTGAAGAACAACTTGCAGCTCATCAGAACATTCTCCAGATAATTCAAAGTTGCCACATCGACAGCATATTTACTGAAAGTAAGTTTTTGCAAGCTGATTCCCTAGTACATCTTTCTAGGGCAATCGTCTTGGCTGCTGGGCGAGATCGTAAACGGACTAACTCCGCCGAAGAGGAAGAAATTGCCGTCTTTTGTCTGGAGTTGCTTATTGGAATCACACTGAATAACAGGGATAGGTTTACGCTTCTTTGGCAAGGTGTTTATGACCATATAGCTAATGTTGTCCACTCAACCCTAGTGCCTTGTTCTCTGGCAGAAAAAGCTGTGTTTGGACTCCTCCGAATATGTCAGCGGCTTCTTCCTTATAAGGAAACTCTAACCGATGAGCTTCTCAAGTCTTTGcaactgattttgaaactagacgcTCGCGTCGCTGATGCGTATTGTGAACACATCACTCAGGAAGTCATGCACCTCGTGAAAGGAAACGCGATGCAGATAAGATCACACGTAGGGTGGCGCACGATTACTTCCTTGCTCTCTATCACCGCCCGACATCCCGAAGCATCTGAATTAGGGTTTGAGACACTTTCGTTTGTTATGGCTGATGGTGCCTACCTTTTGCCGGCTAATTATGTTCTTTGTGTGAACGCGGCTCGGCAGTTTGCTGAATCTCGAGTTGGGCATGTCGAAAGGTCTGTCAAATCCTTGGATTTGATGGCGGGGTCCGTTGTCTGTCTAGTAAAATGGTCTTTTAAGACCAAGGAAGCTTCTATGGAGGAGGCTAAGAAATTGTCCGAGGATTTAGGGGAGATGTGGATGAGGTTGGTACTCGGACTCAGGAAGGTGTGTTTGGATCCAAGAGAGGAGGTGAGAAACCATGCGATTTTGTCCTTGCAGCGGTGCTTAACCGGAGTGAATGAGGTCGTCCTTCCAAGCGAGTCGTGGGTGCAGTGTTTAGATTTGGTGATATTAAAATTACTTGACGACTTATTAGAAATTGCACTGGAGAATTCTCCAAAAGACTATGGAAACATAGAGAGGTCCCTCGCTCTGTCTATGAAACTCCTGTCCAAAGCATTTTTACAATTCCTTCAAAATCTCTCAAAATCTGAATCTTTCTGCAAATTGTGGGTGGGGGTTCTTAATTGCATGGAGAGATACATGAAACTGAAATTCAGAGGGAAACGGAGCGAGAAGATCCATGAACTAGTCCCTGAGCTTTTGAAGAACACTTTGCTTGTAATGAAGACGAAGGGGATTCTTGCACCGGGTGACGACATCAGTGGGGACAGTTTTTGGCAACTGACTTGGTTACATGTGAAGAATATAGCTCCATCTTTGCAAGGAGAAGTGTTTCCGGGAAAAGAATTGGAGCAGTTGGCGAAAAAGCATTTTAAAGCAGCGGATAGTCCAATATCTGAGGGGAACCAACTTGTTCCATCAGGTGAAACCAAAGCTTGA